A region from the Muribaculum gordoncarteri genome encodes:
- a CDS encoding alpha/beta hydrolase family protein, protein MKLSTLSLPLIAIMLASCQPKEIPTVYDRENTADNYPAIEMPGLQQLPEIATLPDPFAWADGSGRSTRFDDWARHRSEIIQQLYHYEIGEKPVVSRDSIEAFMDNDTLRVTVHNGGETLNLSATIKYPEGDGPFPAMIGVGFPYGSLPPQIFESRNIAGIAFNFTQVMSHTQKRGTEPINRIYPDMIQIGAYSAWPWGVSRIIDGLEIVGEQSRIDLKHLGITGCSFAGKMALFSGALDERIALTIAQEPGGGGVDAWRVSETLGNVETLGRTNYSWFLESMAQFAEENVSRLPIDHHQVAALIAPRALLVLGNTDFEWLADESNYVSSRAAREVWRTFGIEERMGFSIEGNHGHCQLPESQYPEVEAFVDRFLLDKPEIDTNITRADMFSEVDYMKWMPWAEK, encoded by the coding sequence ATGAAATTATCAACCCTCTCCCTGCCGCTGATTGCGATTATGCTCGCGTCATGCCAACCCAAGGAAATACCGACAGTCTACGACCGCGAGAACACTGCCGACAACTATCCCGCAATCGAGATGCCGGGACTGCAGCAGCTTCCCGAAATAGCCACCCTGCCCGACCCGTTTGCATGGGCCGACGGTAGCGGACGCTCAACCCGATTCGATGACTGGGCGCGCCACCGCTCCGAAATAATCCAGCAGCTCTACCACTACGAAATAGGCGAAAAGCCGGTAGTGAGCCGCGACAGCATCGAGGCATTCATGGACAATGATACCCTGCGCGTGACCGTGCACAACGGAGGCGAAACCCTCAACCTCTCGGCCACTATAAAATATCCCGAAGGCGACGGGCCCTTCCCGGCCATGATAGGCGTGGGATTCCCCTACGGATCGCTGCCTCCGCAGATATTCGAGAGCCGCAACATTGCCGGTATAGCATTCAACTTCACGCAGGTGATGTCGCACACCCAGAAACGCGGCACCGAGCCCATCAACCGCATATACCCCGACATGATACAAATAGGAGCCTACAGCGCATGGCCCTGGGGTGTGAGCCGAATTATCGACGGACTTGAGATCGTGGGCGAGCAATCGCGCATCGACTTGAAACACCTTGGCATAACCGGATGCTCGTTTGCCGGAAAGATGGCGTTATTCTCAGGAGCGCTTGACGAGCGCATAGCCCTCACAATAGCACAGGAGCCCGGAGGCGGCGGAGTCGACGCCTGGAGAGTGTCGGAAACTCTCGGCAACGTGGAAACACTCGGACGCACCAACTACTCATGGTTCCTTGAAAGCATGGCACAGTTTGCCGAAGAGAATGTGTCGCGACTCCCCATCGACCACCACCAGGTGGCTGCGCTCATAGCACCCCGAGCCTTGCTCGTGCTTGGAAACACCGATTTCGAGTGGCTCGCCGACGAGTCAAACTATGTGTCAAGCCGTGCAGCGCGCGAAGTGTGGCGCACATTCGGCATCGAGGAGCGCATGGGATTCTCAATCGAAGGCAACCACGGCCACTGCCAGCTTCCCGAGAGCCAGTATCCAGAGGTTGAGGCATTTGTCGACCGATTCCTGCTCGACAAGCCCGAAATCGACACCAACATCACCCGCGCCGACATGTTCAGCGAGGTCGACTACATGAAATGGATGCCCTGGGCCGAGAAATAA
- the recF gene encoding DNA replication/repair protein RecF (All proteins in this family for which functions are known are DNA-binding proteins that assist the filamentation of RecA onto DNA for the initiation of recombination or recombinational repair.), translated as MILRHLSITNFKNFEEARLEFSPKVNCFLGNNGMGKSNLLDAVYYLSFCKSFTGMTDSMVMRRGEDFAILKGNYLRRGAEEELVLGMSRGKRKSLKRGGKEYDRLSSHIGAFPLVIAAPIDIDLIRGAGDERRRLMDMVISQSDPVYLDNLLRYNRALEQRNRLLRDHSVDHNLYMAVELQMDMAATYLHNARSRWVETLTEIFNTFYHAIAGEGENVTLRYISTLSSPGTSMTSLLDSARRHDEIVGHTSVGPHRDDIEMLIDDMPMRRAGSQGQCKTYSLALRLAQYEFLRSSCGMMPLLLLDDIFDKLDATRVERIMELVTQSDFGQIFITDTNRTHLDDIMSRTTGDYKLWLVSHGTVEPINNHETH; from the coding sequence ATGATATTAAGACATCTTTCAATCACCAATTTCAAGAATTTCGAGGAGGCACGGCTGGAGTTTTCACCCAAGGTCAACTGCTTCCTCGGCAACAACGGCATGGGCAAGAGCAACCTGCTCGACGCCGTCTACTACCTCAGCTTCTGCAAAAGCTTCACCGGGATGACCGACTCCATGGTCATGCGGCGAGGCGAGGACTTTGCCATACTCAAAGGCAACTATCTGCGCCGGGGAGCCGAAGAGGAACTTGTGCTGGGTATGTCGCGAGGCAAGCGCAAGTCGCTGAAGCGCGGAGGCAAAGAGTATGACCGGCTGTCAAGTCACATAGGAGCGTTTCCGCTCGTAATAGCGGCTCCTATCGACATCGACCTCATAAGAGGTGCCGGCGACGAACGCCGTCGACTCATGGACATGGTGATTTCACAGAGCGACCCTGTATATCTCGACAACCTGCTCCGCTACAACCGCGCACTCGAGCAGCGCAACCGCCTGTTGCGCGACCACTCGGTCGATCACAATCTTTACATGGCCGTCGAGCTGCAAATGGACATGGCCGCAACCTACCTGCACAACGCACGTTCACGATGGGTCGAAACCCTGACCGAGATATTCAACACCTTCTACCACGCCATAGCCGGCGAGGGCGAGAACGTGACACTCCGATACATAAGCACGCTCTCATCGCCGGGGACATCAATGACATCGCTCCTCGACAGCGCACGCCGTCATGACGAAATTGTGGGACACACCTCGGTGGGGCCTCACCGCGACGACATCGAAATGCTGATCGACGACATGCCCATGCGTCGCGCAGGCTCGCAGGGTCAGTGCAAAACCTACTCGCTTGCACTGCGCCTCGCGCAATATGAATTTCTGAGAAGCTCGTGCGGAATGATGCCGCTGCTGCTGCTCGACGACATTTTCGACAAGCTCGATGCAACAAGGGTGGAGCGCATAATGGAACTTGTGACGCAAAGCGACTTCGGACAGATATTCATAACCGACACCAACCGCACCCATCTCGACGACATAATGTCACGCACCACGGGCGACTACAAGCTGTGGCTCGTAAGTCACGGAACCGTTGAACCGATTAACAATCATGAAACGCACTGA